The Pleuronectes platessa chromosome 11, fPlePla1.1, whole genome shotgun sequence genome includes a window with the following:
- the hmgcl gene encoding hydroxymethylglutaryl-CoA lyase, mitochondrial: MATVLRLINRSKIGSAMGQQYLTFSSAAKAGVKACQVLPEKVKIVEVGPRDGLQNEKTIVPTETKIHLIDLLSECGLPVIEATSFVSPKWVPQMADQVEVMKGIVRKPGVSYPVLTPNLKGFHAAVKAGAAEVAIFGAASELFSKKNINCTVEESLQRFDEVMKAAKEAGVPVRGYVSCVLGCPYEGKVAPEKVAHVAKRLYAMGCYEISLGDTIGVGTPGSMTQMLTAVTKEVPVSALAVHCHDTYGQALANILVALQMGISVVDSSVAGLGGCPYAQGASGNVATEDVVYMLHGLGIQTGVDLSKVISAGAFICRSLNRKTSSKVAQATCKL, encoded by the exons ATGGCGACCGTTCTGCGCCTCATCAACAGAAGCAAGATTGGTTCGGCGATGGGACAACAGTACCTGACGTTCAGCTCCGCAGCGAAG gctggTGTTAAAGCGTGTCAAGTTCTTCCAGAGAAGGTGAAAATAGTGGAGGTGGGACCCAGGGACGGTCTTCAGAATGAGAAG ACCATCGTGCCAACAGAGACCAAAATCCACCTGATTGACTTGTTGTCCGAGTGCGGGCTGCCGGTCATCGAGGCCACCAGCTTCGTGTCCCCAAAGTGGGTGCCACAG ATGGCAGATCaggtggaggtgatgaaggggATTGTTAGGAAACCTGGGGTGTCGTATCCAGTCCTTACCCCCAACCTCAAGGGCTTCCATGCTGCT GTGAaggcaggagctgcagaggtcgcCATATTTGGCGCGGCATCCGAGCTTTTCAGCAAGAAGAACATAAACTGCACCGTGGAGGAGAGTTTACAGCGCTTTGACGAGGTTATGAAAGCAGCTAAAGAGGCTGGTGTGCCAGTTCGAGG ATACGTGTCGTGTGTTCTTGGATGCCCGTATGAGGGCAAAGTGGCACCTGAAAAAGTTGCACAT GTAGCGAAGCGTCTGTATGCCATGGGCTGCTATGAGATCTCCCTGGGCGACACCATTGGAGTGGGGACTCCAGGTAGCATGACTCAGATGTTAACAGCAGTGACAAAGGAGGTGCCAGTCAGCGCGCTGGCAGTCCACTGCCACGATACCTACGGCCAGGCCCTGGCTAACATCCTTGTTGCCCTACAG ATGGGAATCAGTGTGGTCGACTCATCAGTAGCTGGACTGGGCGGCTGTCCCTATGCCCAGGGGGCTTCTGGGAATGTTGCTACGGAAGATGTCGTCTATATGCTGCATGGACTCGGGATTCAAACC GGCGTGGACCTCTCCAAGGTGATATCGGCCGGAGCTTTCATCTGTCGAAGCCTCAACAGAAAGACCAGCTCCAAAGTGGCACAGGCCACGTGCAAACTGTAG